One genomic region from Isachenkonia alkalipeptolytica encodes:
- a CDS encoding bifunctional diguanylate cyclase/phosphodiesterase produces the protein MPELIQQNQQQVAEARADELSKELKGIEDIVEVAANSPTVQSMDMEEIREYLPHLMISDKIRNMTVSDAQGNAWTTYDAFIDISDQEQFERIFIYDESHVLSEPFHSPYIEEDVPIMTIAYSVHNGSREKVGLVNAVVSMAFIEDLLAGIKTEESCYAYIIDQEGMVVSHPSEEIGLADHISRWMPEEAHQMEVLDKDGGSLEYTDPDGEKYLGVYTEIEGRPGWKMVMSVSADVAYAEYYAIIEYILGMLLFGILLITIFAYFYADTLAKPVLALKSVFESAAEGNLSVEAEEDYPNEFGKTGAAFNTMLNQIKQLTFRDPVTDLYNQNSFVVELRQMFKKKHRPGNHYLLLVSIDDFKRIDSIGGQGSGDQALQVVAGRLNNFIKKEELIGRYYGDEMILYLQSQSKKDFTKRLQRLRDIYDYPIYLKGVQYRLKTSIGITAINHPTTELQEEIKEVTVAKQKVKRSGGNGFEFYNKRFKEEILEEQQMEEALFYAIAKNELYLVYQPILSVAGDTVIGHEALLRWKNPVYGRVSVPRIIDLAEKSGLIFELGEWTLTEACRQNQQWIEQGYGSLIMAVNFSALQMADSKILETVSESLKESQMDPKLLNIEITETVAMIHTDQKVELMTALKKIGVTFSIDDFGTGYSSLSYFTNFPVDTLKIDRSFIQNMLIDENARTVTTTIIQMAKALNLRIIAEGVETREHLEALKELDCSHYQGYLVSKPRLPKRCEEIMEKYR, from the coding sequence ATGCCGGAGTTAATTCAGCAAAACCAGCAGCAGGTGGCGGAGGCTCGAGCCGATGAACTTTCCAAAGAATTAAAGGGGATCGAAGATATTGTCGAGGTAGCGGCCAACTCTCCGACCGTGCAGTCCATGGATATGGAAGAAATTCGGGAGTATCTGCCCCATCTGATGATCTCCGATAAGATTCGAAACATGACGGTTTCCGATGCCCAGGGAAATGCCTGGACCACCTATGACGCTTTTATCGACATCTCCGATCAGGAGCAGTTTGAACGGATTTTTATATACGACGAATCTCACGTGCTGTCAGAACCCTTTCACAGTCCTTACATAGAAGAGGATGTTCCTATTATGACCATTGCCTACAGTGTTCACAATGGGTCCCGGGAGAAGGTGGGACTGGTTAATGCGGTGGTGTCCATGGCCTTTATTGAGGATTTGCTGGCAGGTATAAAAACCGAGGAATCTTGCTATGCCTATATCATTGATCAAGAGGGCATGGTCGTCAGTCATCCCTCGGAGGAGATCGGCCTGGCAGATCATATATCCCGGTGGATGCCGGAGGAGGCTCATCAGATGGAGGTATTGGATAAGGACGGCGGCTCTTTGGAGTATACCGATCCTGATGGGGAAAAGTATCTTGGAGTATATACGGAGATCGAGGGAAGACCGGGTTGGAAAATGGTGATGAGTGTTTCGGCGGATGTGGCCTATGCAGAGTATTACGCCATTATAGAATACATCCTGGGGATGCTGCTTTTTGGAATCCTGTTAATAACGATTTTTGCATACTTCTATGCCGACACCTTAGCGAAACCGGTACTGGCTTTGAAGTCCGTGTTTGAAAGCGCCGCAGAGGGCAATCTCAGTGTGGAGGCGGAAGAAGACTATCCTAATGAGTTTGGAAAAACAGGTGCCGCCTTTAATACCATGCTCAATCAAATTAAACAGTTAACCTTTCGGGATCCTGTAACAGATCTGTACAATCAGAACAGTTTTGTGGTGGAACTCAGACAAATGTTCAAGAAAAAACATCGGCCGGGGAATCATTACCTTCTTTTGGTTTCCATCGATGATTTTAAGCGGATCGACAGCATCGGCGGCCAGGGGTCCGGAGATCAAGCCTTACAGGTTGTAGCCGGTCGTTTGAATAATTTTATTAAAAAAGAAGAGCTCATCGGCCGTTATTACGGGGACGAGATGATTTTGTATCTGCAAAGCCAAAGCAAAAAGGATTTTACGAAGCGGTTGCAAAGGCTTCGGGATATTTATGATTATCCCATCTACTTAAAAGGGGTTCAGTACCGTTTAAAAACCAGCATTGGAATCACCGCCATCAACCATCCTACAACGGAACTGCAAGAAGAGATCAAAGAAGTGACCGTGGCAAAGCAAAAAGTCAAACGATCCGGAGGAAACGGGTTCGAGTTCTATAACAAACGGTTTAAGGAGGAAATCCTGGAAGAACAGCAAATGGAAGAGGCCCTCTTTTATGCGATTGCCAAGAATGAGCTGTACCTGGTGTATCAGCCGATTCTTTCCGTGGCGGGGGATACCGTAATCGGCCATGAGGCCCTTCTTCGCTGGAAAAACCCGGTGTATGGCAGGGTTTCCGTGCCGCGGATTATTGATCTGGCGGAAAAAAGCGGACTGATTTTTGAATTGGGAGAGTGGACATTAACGGAGGCCTGTAGACAGAATCAGCAGTGGATAGAACAAGGTTATGGTTCCCTGATCATGGCGGTGAATTTTTCCGCGCTGCAAATGGCGGACTCGAAAATTCTTGAAACCGTATCGGAAAGTCTCAAGGAGAGCCAGATGGATCCGAAGCTGCTAAATATAGAAATCACCGAAACCGTAGCCATGATTCACACGGATCAGAAAGTGGAGTTGATGACGGCGCTGAAAAAAATCGGCGTGACCTTCTCCATTGATGATTTCGGGACCGGCTATTCCTCTCTATCCTACTTTACTAATTTTCCGGTGGATACCTTGAAGATTGACCGGTCCTTTATCCAAAATATGTTGATTGATGAGAACGCCCGCACCGTAACCACCACCATCATCCAGATGGCCAAAGCCCTGAATCTTAGAATCATTGCGGAGGGGGTGGAGACCCGGGAGCATCTTGAGGCTCTTAAAGAACTGGACTGCAGCCACTACCAGGGATATCTGGTCTCCAAACCCCGCTTGCCGAAGCGCTGCGAGGAAATCATGGAAAAGTATAGATAA
- a CDS encoding ABC transporter ATP-binding protein, translating into MVLRKFIRYYKPHKKLFILSFSCSFFMAMLDLIFPFVVSRMIDDILPSRNLDLIFMVAGGMLVVYLLRYILQYTVDYWGHVLGTRMEHDMRRDLFNHVNRLSFNYFDNTKTGHVMSRLVNDLHEISELAHHGPEDIFIASVTLLGSFIILLNIHWPLALITFAIVPIMLIFAVLKNKRMRRAFMEMRIKIADVNAQAEDSISGVRVVKSFANEHFEEEKFAVGNKNFKDAREGAFKVMAEFFAGIHLFSNLIHLSVLVAGGIFIYNGQMQTGQLVGFLLYVSMFMQPIRRITALIENYQKGMSGFQRFFDTLKINPDIQDKKDALEMQNVYGDIEFDRVTFNYGSDQKVLEDINLRIRPGETLAIVGRSGGGKTTLCNLIPRFYEVEKGAITIDGKDIREFTQKSLRENIGIVQQDVFLFSGSVKDNITYGNIEATEEEIIDAAKKAHAYDFIMNLQSGFNTYIGERGVKLSGGQKQRLAIARIFLKNPAILLLDEATSALDNETERIIQKALRELSKDRTTIAIAHRLSTIKDADRIIVLTEEGIIEEGSHDALMAKNGEYRKLYESQFREDFIPSVTG; encoded by the coding sequence TTGGTACTACGTAAATTTATTCGCTATTATAAACCCCATAAAAAGCTGTTTATTCTCAGCTTTAGCTGTTCCTTTTTTATGGCCATGCTGGATCTGATCTTTCCCTTTGTAGTCAGCCGAATGATCGACGACATTTTGCCCTCAAGAAACTTAGATCTGATTTTCATGGTGGCGGGAGGGATGCTGGTGGTCTATCTGCTCCGCTACATCCTACAGTACACCGTGGATTACTGGGGCCATGTGCTGGGCACCCGCATGGAGCACGATATGCGCCGGGATCTGTTTAACCATGTAAACCGGCTATCCTTTAACTACTTTGACAATACCAAAACCGGCCATGTGATGAGCCGATTGGTCAATGACCTCCACGAGATTTCCGAACTTGCCCACCACGGTCCCGAGGATATTTTCATCGCCTCGGTGACCCTCCTGGGATCCTTTATTATTCTATTGAACATTCACTGGCCCCTGGCCCTGATCACCTTCGCCATTGTACCGATTATGCTGATTTTTGCGGTGCTGAAAAACAAACGGATGCGACGGGCGTTTATGGAAATGCGGATAAAAATCGCCGATGTGAACGCCCAGGCCGAGGACAGTATCTCCGGCGTCCGGGTGGTGAAGTCCTTTGCCAATGAGCATTTTGAAGAAGAAAAATTCGCCGTGGGAAATAAAAACTTTAAGGATGCCCGGGAAGGGGCCTTTAAGGTGATGGCTGAATTTTTCGCCGGGATTCATTTGTTTTCCAATCTGATTCATCTGTCGGTGCTGGTTGCCGGTGGGATTTTCATCTATAACGGCCAGATGCAAACGGGACAGCTGGTGGGCTTTCTATTGTACGTGTCCATGTTTATGCAGCCCATCCGCCGGATTACCGCACTGATTGAGAACTACCAAAAAGGCATGTCCGGTTTTCAGCGATTCTTCGATACCCTTAAAATCAATCCCGATATCCAGGATAAAAAGGACGCCCTGGAGATGCAAAACGTTTACGGGGATATTGAATTTGACCGGGTAACCTTCAATTACGGCTCCGACCAAAAGGTCCTTGAAGATATCAACCTTCGAATCCGTCCTGGGGAAACCCTGGCCATTGTGGGAAGATCCGGCGGCGGAAAAACCACGCTTTGTAATCTGATTCCCCGGTTCTACGAAGTGGAAAAAGGGGCGATTACAATTGACGGCAAGGATATCCGGGAGTTTACCCAAAAATCTCTCCGGGAAAATATCGGCATCGTGCAGCAGGACGTGTTTTTATTCTCCGGAAGCGTCAAGGATAACATCACCTACGGAAACATCGAAGCCACCGAGGAGGAGATTATCGACGCCGCAAAAAAAGCCCATGCCTATGATTTTATTATGAATCTCCAAAGCGGCTTTAACACCTATATCGGCGAGCGAGGAGTCAAACTCTCCGGTGGACAGAAGCAGCGCCTGGCCATTGCCCGGATTTTCTTAAAGAATCCGGCGATTTTACTGCTGGACGAGGCCACCTCGGCCCTGGACAACGAGACGGAACGGATCATCCAAAAAGCCCTTCGGGAGCTGTCCAAGGACCGAACCACCATTGCCATCGCCCACCGCCTGTCCACCATTAAGGACGCCGACCGGATCATTGTTCTGACCGAAGAGGGGATTATCGAAGAAGGCTCCCACGATGCCTTGATGGCGAAAAACGGGGAGTACCGAAAGCTCTATGAGTCCCAGTTTCGAGAGGATTTCATTCCCAGTGTTACCGGGTAA
- a CDS encoding bifunctional diguanylate cyclase/phosphohydrolase: MNRKDDDSNHGKNSALEAKKRSLEKVLAYSRDFIQLQNKELDFPKITEDFLEISRGKFAAFNLYDDRGENFTTEAIAGDEELIQLGVKLAGLCCGRMTWNHDEAREQKMRGKTTTRFSSVADLAGGVLSRNLVKKAAKRLNIGETVVIKIMNKEKTLGDFTVFMGEGESFDQQEIAEIFSNQVGMVLERQKVEKQLSEQNRLFTRLSQQVPGAFFQARLKNAGELEFLFISDGVQELCEVSPEEVRRNPPVVFSHIHPEDFQRVKGTIEKSAAQLSIWEVEYRVVLPTKGERWLKGSARPEKLADGSVVWHGYINDFTENVRRQKKIEYLSIHDDLTGLYNRRYMESMEKHLDREENLPLAYFYMDLNGLKLNNDAFGHEKGDELLKLVAKILKNNCREQDTVARVGGDEFSILLPRTSKEQADNIAKRIQEEISKAKMEPVMVSIALGFAVKTKVQEQMGNIKSIAEKRMYKNKRQNGGALRTETIDMILQSIEEKHKKEEIHSLRVGEYTGKIGRSLGMKPRDLEKLKRVSYLHDIGKVMVSPEILNKADKLTEEEYEVVRQHPEIGYQILKSLEEYADMSEIVLYHHERWDGKGYPQGLKKEEIPLESRIINIADAYEAMTADRPYRGAKTKEAALKELQRCAGSQFDPELVRLFIENTRR, translated from the coding sequence ATGAACAGAAAAGATGACGATTCAAATCACGGAAAAAACAGCGCCCTGGAGGCGAAAAAGAGATCCTTGGAAAAAGTACTGGCCTATTCCCGGGATTTTATACAGCTGCAGAATAAAGAATTGGATTTCCCCAAAATCACCGAGGACTTCCTGGAAATCTCCCGGGGAAAGTTTGCGGCCTTCAATCTCTATGATGATCGGGGAGAGAACTTTACCACGGAGGCCATCGCCGGGGATGAAGAATTGATTCAGCTAGGGGTGAAACTGGCGGGGCTCTGCTGCGGAAGAATGACATGGAACCATGATGAGGCCCGGGAGCAAAAGATGCGGGGAAAAACCACCACCCGTTTTTCCTCTGTGGCGGACCTTGCGGGAGGCGTCCTTTCCAGAAACCTGGTAAAAAAAGCCGCTAAGCGTTTGAATATCGGCGAGACCGTGGTCATTAAAATCATGAATAAGGAAAAAACCCTTGGAGACTTTACGGTGTTTATGGGCGAGGGAGAGAGTTTTGATCAACAGGAGATCGCCGAGATCTTCAGCAACCAGGTAGGCATGGTGTTGGAGCGGCAAAAAGTGGAAAAACAGCTATCGGAGCAGAACCGTCTTTTTACAAGGCTGTCCCAACAGGTGCCGGGAGCTTTTTTTCAAGCAAGGCTGAAAAATGCAGGAGAGCTGGAATTTCTTTTTATCAGTGACGGGGTTCAGGAACTCTGTGAAGTCAGCCCTGAGGAGGTTCGAAGGAATCCTCCGGTGGTGTTTTCCCATATTCATCCCGAAGATTTCCAACGGGTGAAGGGAACCATTGAAAAATCCGCTGCCCAGCTAAGCATCTGGGAGGTGGAGTACCGGGTGGTACTGCCAACGAAAGGGGAAAGGTGGCTAAAAGGCTCTGCCCGGCCGGAAAAGCTTGCCGACGGCAGTGTGGTATGGCATGGCTATATCAACGACTTCACCGAGAATGTCCGGCGGCAGAAAAAAATCGAGTATTTAAGCATCCATGACGACTTAACCGGTCTGTATAACCGGCGATATATGGAATCCATGGAAAAACACCTGGACCGGGAAGAAAATCTCCCCCTGGCCTACTTTTATATGGATCTTAACGGTTTGAAACTGAACAACGACGCCTTCGGTCATGAAAAAGGGGATGAGCTGTTAAAGCTTGTGGCGAAAATCCTAAAGAACAACTGCCGAGAACAGGACACCGTGGCCCGGGTAGGGGGAGACGAGTTCAGCATCCTGCTTCCGAGAACCTCAAAAGAGCAGGCAGATAACATTGCAAAAAGGATTCAAGAAGAAATTTCCAAAGCAAAGATGGAGCCGGTAATGGTTTCCATTGCCCTGGGATTTGCGGTAAAGACAAAGGTCCAGGAACAGATGGGAAATATCAAAAGCATTGCGGAAAAAAGAATGTACAAAAACAAACGCCAAAACGGGGGCGCCCTGCGCACTGAAACCATCGACATGATCCTGCAAAGCATTGAGGAAAAACACAAAAAAGAGGAGATCCATTCCCTGAGAGTCGGGGAGTATACGGGAAAAATCGGCCGTAGCCTGGGGATGAAGCCTAGGGATTTGGAAAAGCTGAAGCGGGTATCCTATCTACACGATATCGGAAAGGTCATGGTATCCCCGGAGATCTTGAATAAAGCTGATAAGCTCACAGAGGAAGAGTATGAAGTGGTGCGCCAGCATCCGGAGATCGGTTACCAAATACTGAAATCCTTAGAGGAGTATGCGGATATGTCAGAAATAGTTCTCTATCATCATGAACGCTGGGACGGAAAAGGCTATCCTCAGGGTCTGAAAAAGGAAGAAATCCCACTGGAATCCCGTATCATCAACATTGCCGATGCCTATGAGGCTATGACCGCAGATCGACCCTACCGGGGCGCAAAAACAAAAGAAGCAGCCCTTAAAGAGCTGCAACGCTGCGCCGGCAGTCAGTTTGATCCGGAGCTGGTCCGGTTATTCATTGAAAATACTCGGCGCTGA
- a CDS encoding flagellar protein FlaG, which yields MKIDHKPLSYDGYKQGLKELIRGKIPKLAPKQVDDGKENQGYRLRKNHRIQYTYNKELKKNVVHVVDNKTGDVVNKAISDAEVDRRIRVQRGIERTLGDVFDQKV from the coding sequence TTGAAAATCGACCATAAACCGTTGTCTTATGATGGTTATAAACAGGGACTCAAAGAGTTGATCCGGGGAAAGATTCCAAAACTTGCCCCGAAGCAGGTGGACGATGGAAAAGAGAATCAAGGCTATCGTCTCCGGAAAAATCACCGGATTCAGTATACTTACAATAAAGAATTAAAGAAAAACGTGGTCCATGTGGTGGACAACAAAACCGGGGACGTGGTGAATAAAGCCATATCCGATGCAGAAGTGGACCGGCGGATCCGGGTGCAAAGGGGCATTGAAAGAACCCTAGGAGATGTTTTTGATCAGAAAGTGTAG
- a CDS encoding DUF4234 domain-containing protein translates to MKKRSIGMMILLTIITLGIYEIYWYVAFQSELKEHTGEGFGGLGHLFVTIITFGIYYIVWQFLAGKRIAKLGGEDFSLLYLLLSLFVLSWINPFIMQSQVNGLR, encoded by the coding sequence ATGAAAAAAAGATCAATCGGCATGATGATTTTATTAACGATTATTACCTTGGGAATTTATGAAATATATTGGTATGTGGCCTTTCAATCGGAACTGAAAGAGCATACGGGAGAAGGATTTGGCGGTCTCGGGCATCTTTTTGTAACCATCATAACCTTTGGTATTTACTACATTGTGTGGCAGTTTCTTGCAGGGAAGAGAATTGCGAAGCTGGGGGGGGAGGATTTTTCCCTTTTATATCTTTTGCTGAGTCTGTTTGTCTTAAGCTGGATCAATCCCTTTATTATGCAAAGCCAGGTAAATGGGTTACGATAA
- a CDS encoding YjfB family protein has translation MDIAALSMGLSQMKLQNEVSTSVMKMAMDTQGGGLEKLMDSASKTMEQSVNPHVGGNIDIQL, from the coding sequence ATGGATATCGCAGCCCTATCAATGGGACTCAGTCAGATGAAACTCCAAAATGAAGTCAGCACGTCGGTAATGAAGATGGCCATGGATACCCAAGGGGGAGGACTGGAAAAACTGATGGACTCCGCCTCAAAAACCATGGAACAGTCGGTAAATCCCCATGTGGGAGGAAATATTGATATCCAGCTTTAG
- a CDS encoding MgtC/SapB family protein — MLSTGELILRLVLSALAGGVVGVEREVNNRPAGLRTHVLVTLGSTLIMIISMYGFQGYGPGGDGGDPARLAAQVVSGIGFLGAGTILRTGNNISGLTTAASIWVCGGIGLAIGNGYYSGGIATTLIVLFTLKGLNATENRLFKVKYKELVIFAKERPGLLGELGQVMGKYNIVIKDIRVVSDQDLSEDQRDIVVRFRVKLPSKFFNDRFFIEIMAIRGINHASWESDF, encoded by the coding sequence ATGTTAAGTACCGGTGAACTGATTTTACGGCTGGTCCTATCCGCATTGGCGGGAGGGGTAGTCGGGGTGGAGCGGGAAGTCAACAATCGTCCTGCCGGCCTTCGAACCCATGTGCTGGTAACCCTGGGCTCAACCTTGATTATGATTATTTCCATGTACGGATTCCAGGGCTATGGCCCCGGAGGTGACGGGGGAGACCCTGCCCGTTTGGCAGCACAGGTGGTAAGCGGTATCGGTTTTCTCGGGGCGGGAACGATTCTTAGAACCGGGAATAATATCAGCGGTCTGACCACCGCCGCCAGCATTTGGGTATGCGGCGGCATCGGCCTTGCCATCGGCAACGGATACTACTCCGGTGGGATCGCCACCACCTTAATCGTACTGTTCACCCTGAAAGGGCTGAATGCCACGGAAAACCGACTCTTCAAAGTAAAATACAAAGAGCTGGTGATCTTTGCCAAGGAGCGCCCGGGGCTCCTGGGAGAACTGGGCCAGGTTATGGGAAAATACAACATCGTGATCAAGGATATCCGGGTGGTATCGGACCAGGACCTGTCCGAGGATCAGCGGGATATTGTGGTCCGTTTTCGGGTGAAGCTCCCCTCAAAGTTCTTTAATGATCGCTTCTTCATTGAAATCATGGCGATCCGCGGGATCAACCACGCATCCTGGGAAAGTGATTTTTAG
- a CDS encoding DUF1667 domain-containing protein, with the protein MDKKEMICIVCPVGCHIEVVKDGQSEEGYTVSGNQCLRGKVYGVKEMTNPTRVLTTTVKITEGSLPRLPVTTKGAIPKELMMEAMEAINRVEVNAPATVGQVIIKNLLDTGVDLVATRSMEEVSSYRSQKVS; encoded by the coding sequence ATGGATAAAAAAGAAATGATTTGTATTGTATGCCCTGTGGGCTGTCATATAGAGGTTGTTAAGGACGGACAGTCGGAAGAGGGTTACACCGTCAGCGGCAATCAATGCCTTCGGGGGAAGGTTTATGGCGTGAAGGAGATGACCAACCCCACCCGGGTGTTAACCACCACGGTGAAAATCACCGAGGGGAGTCTGCCGAGACTGCCGGTAACCACAAAGGGGGCCATCCCCAAGGAGCTGATGATGGAAGCCATGGAAGCGATCAATAGGGTAGAGGTCAACGCACCGGCAACGGTGGGTCAGGTCATCATCAAAAATCTATTAGATACGGGAGTGGATTTGGTGGCCACCCGAAGTATGGAAGAGGTATCCTCCTATCGATCTCAAAAAGTCAGCTGA
- a CDS encoding NAD(P)/FAD-dependent oxidoreductase has translation MLNYEIVVIGGGPAGLAAAIEAKKNGAKDILVLERDLELGGILQQCIHNGFGLHVFKEELTGPEYAERFIQELKDMGIEYKLDTMVLEVSDEKIVRAMNQEEGILNIRAKAVILAMGCRERTRGAIRIPGTRPAGVMTAGTAQRFVNMEGYMTGKRVLILGSGDIGLIMARRLTLEGAEVLGVAELMPFSGGLNRNIVQCLEDYDIPLHLQHTVVDIEGKDRVEAVTIAQVDQRYKPIPGTEKRFECDTLLLSVGLIPENELSKSAGITLDNLTAGPRVNEAMETSVEGVFACGNVVHVHDLVDWVTEESRKAGRNAANYVAGKLQNGDNKISVQGINGVRYVVPQEIRPENLMGKTEFMMRVDGVYQNVKLVAKSGDTVLRSVKRRHVAPGEMENLVLDFENMDRNTMENLTIELVQEEGA, from the coding sequence GTGTTAAATTATGAGATTGTGGTCATCGGCGGCGGGCCTGCGGGGCTTGCGGCGGCCATTGAAGCGAAGAAAAACGGAGCGAAGGATATCCTGGTTTTAGAGCGGGATCTGGAACTGGGAGGGATCCTGCAGCAATGCATTCATAACGGATTCGGCCTACATGTATTCAAAGAGGAGCTCACCGGCCCGGAATATGCGGAGCGGTTTATTCAAGAGTTGAAGGATATGGGCATTGAATACAAACTGGATACCATGGTACTGGAAGTCTCCGATGAAAAAATTGTTCGGGCCATGAACCAGGAAGAGGGGATCTTAAACATCCGGGCGAAGGCGGTAATTCTCGCCATGGGATGCCGGGAACGGACCCGGGGAGCCATTCGGATTCCCGGAACCCGGCCGGCGGGGGTAATGACCGCCGGTACCGCCCAACGGTTTGTGAACATGGAAGGGTATATGACCGGAAAACGGGTTCTGATTCTGGGCTCCGGGGACATCGGCCTGATCATGGCGCGAAGGCTTACCTTAGAAGGGGCCGAGGTTTTAGGGGTGGCGGAGCTGATGCCTTTTTCCGGAGGCCTGAACCGAAACATCGTTCAGTGCCTGGAGGATTATGATATCCCCCTTCATCTGCAGCACACCGTGGTGGATATTGAAGGAAAGGACCGGGTAGAGGCGGTAACCATCGCACAGGTGGATCAGCGCTACAAGCCGATTCCCGGAACGGAGAAGCGGTTCGAATGTGATACTTTGCTTCTTTCCGTGGGCCTCATCCCGGAAAACGAATTGTCAAAATCCGCCGGGATTACCTTGGATAACCTTACCGCCGGGCCCCGGGTAAACGAAGCCATGGAGACTAGCGTGGAGGGCGTTTTTGCCTGTGGAAACGTGGTCCATGTTCATGACTTGGTGGACTGGGTCACCGAGGAAAGCCGGAAGGCCGGAAGAAATGCCGCCAACTACGTAGCGGGAAAACTGCAAAATGGTGACAATAAGATTTCCGTTCAGGGAATCAACGGCGTTCGCTATGTGGTGCCCCAGGAGATCCGACCGGAGAACCTTATGGGTAAGACGGAATTTATGATGCGGGTGGACGGCGTCTATCAAAACGTAAAACTGGTGGCGAAAAGCGGAGACACAGTGCTTCGAAGTGTTAAACGACGACACGTGGCCCCCGGAGAGATGGAAAACCTGGTACTGGACTTTGAAAATATGGACCGAAACACTATGGAAAATCTGACCATTGAATTGGTTCAAGAGGAGGGTGCATAA
- a CDS encoding NAD(P)/FAD-dependent oxidoreductase — protein MYDITVIGAGITGTFIARELSKYDLNILLLDKENDVANGTTKANSAIVHAGYDALEGTLKAKFNVKGNAMYDNICRDLDVPFKRIGSLVTAFNDEEAATLQKLYQRGLANGVPEMEILRREEVLALEENLSDEVQGALYAKTGGIVGPWELAIALAENGVENGVDLRLNSPVTAIDQRDQGYRLTAGGEEYTTKLVINCAGVYADQIDQMVNEKSFEIIPNRGEYNLFDKSVGDMVNTVVFGCPSAAGKGTVILPTVHGNLLLGPTAEDAEDKEGTQTTFSGLTAINDHARETLKQIGFQEVITSFSGIRAKVATKDFIIESAEGKPDFINVAGIDSPGLTAAPATAEYVEELVAEAGETAGIVLREKPDFQPKRKPSIHFMDLSTKEQKALIEKDSTFGRVICRCENITEGEIVDVIKRNAGATTLDGVKRRARPGSGRCQGGFCAPRVMEILARELDVEMNEVLKDGKGSYVLTEETK, from the coding sequence ATGTACGATATAACCGTTATTGGAGCCGGGATCACCGGAACCTTTATTGCAAGGGAACTGTCAAAGTATGACTTGAATATTTTACTGCTGGATAAGGAAAACGACGTGGCCAATGGAACCACGAAGGCCAACAGTGCCATTGTCCATGCGGGATATGACGCCTTGGAAGGAACACTGAAGGCGAAGTTTAATGTTAAGGGAAATGCCATGTATGATAACATCTGCAGGGATTTGGATGTACCCTTTAAGCGGATCGGGTCCTTAGTTACCGCCTTTAACGATGAAGAGGCGGCAACGCTTCAGAAGCTATACCAGCGGGGGCTCGCCAACGGCGTACCGGAAATGGAGATTCTTCGACGGGAGGAAGTACTGGCCTTGGAGGAAAATCTCAGCGATGAGGTACAGGGCGCCCTGTATGCGAAAACCGGAGGGATTGTAGGCCCCTGGGAGCTGGCCATTGCCCTGGCGGAAAACGGGGTGGAAAATGGAGTGGATCTACGACTGAACAGCCCTGTCACCGCCATCGATCAGCGGGATCAAGGTTACCGTTTAACCGCGGGGGGCGAGGAGTATACCACGAAACTAGTCATCAACTGCGCCGGGGTGTATGCGGATCAGATCGATCAAATGGTAAACGAAAAAAGCTTTGAAATCATCCCGAACCGGGGAGAGTACAATTTATTTGATAAATCCGTGGGGGATATGGTAAATACCGTGGTATTCGGCTGTCCCTCAGCAGCGGGGAAGGGTACGGTAATCCTACCCACGGTACACGGAAATCTGTTGCTGGGTCCTACCGCCGAAGATGCAGAGGATAAAGAGGGGACCCAGACCACCTTTAGCGGATTGACCGCAATTAACGATCACGCCCGGGAAACCTTAAAACAAATCGGATTTCAGGAAGTGATTACCTCTTTTAGCGGAATTCGGGCGAAGGTTGCCACGAAGGACTTTATCATTGAGTCCGCTGAGGGGAAGCCGGACTTTATCAATGTGGCGGGAATCGATTCCCCGGGACTGACGGCGGCACCGGCCACCGCTGAATATGTGGAGGAACTGGTAGCGGAGGCCGGAGAAACTGCCGGGATAGTTCTTAGAGAAAAACCGGACTTTCAGCCGAAACGCAAACCGTCGATTCACTTTATGGATCTCAGCACTAAGGAACAGAAAGCCCTAATTGAAAAGGACTCCACCTTCGGGCGGGTCATCTGCCGGTGTGAAAACATCACCGAAGGAGAAATCGTGGACGTGATCAAACGAAATGCCGGAGCCACGACCTTAGACGGGGTGAAGCGTCGGGCAAGACCGGGATCCGGCCGCTGCCAGGGAGGCTTTTGCGCCCCCCGGGTAATGGAAATTTTAGCCCGGGAGCTGGACGTGGAAATGAACGAAGTGCTAAAGGACGGCAAAGGATCCTACGTGTTAACCGAGGAGACGAAATAA